In Colletotrichum higginsianum IMI 349063 chromosome 1, whole genome shotgun sequence, one genomic interval encodes:
- a CDS encoding 2OG-Fe(II) oxygenase: MSAITKSLNALARHGARKPALNQARPLATVTDYNVAKMAATMPPGHKAKVAQLETFTLPERVTGSKGDRAMGKALVDAWRRDGILQVSMNDKQQAIFDEATAASKAFFAKPHEEKAACVDSQSYSGYIASGEEITDGIADYSEIFTVTKDLDMSEPRVRAKWPCHGPAPWPDYDMKQPMTTYMDYLGESGEKLLQLAELGLNVPAGSLTNLTDDGWHHMRILRFPPTHNTNGKGKAGRGIGSHTDYGLLVIAAQDDVGGLFIRPPYDGEHYANWEKSSAGLKEDDEGWHYVPPVPNVFTVFPGDIMQYITNSYLPSTPHKVGLNTRDRFAFAYFHEPSFQAVAKPLPGYDVGQSPQEGIHYGTHFTNMFLRNYPERITTKRMHAENRLALLQKEELRTLGSKPPGVDRVLPSAGQQTPHASL; the protein is encoded by the exons ATGTCAGCCATTACGAAGTCTTTGAACGCACTAGCCCGCCACGGGGCACGGAAGCCGGCTCTCAATCAGGCTCGTCCTCTGGCCACAGTCACCGACTACAATGTCGCCAAGATGGCCGCCACAATGCCCCCAGGCCACAAGGCCAAGGTTGCACAGCTCGAGACCTTTACGTTGCCTGAGCGCGTCACCGGCAGCAAGGGTGATCGCGCCATGGGAAAAGCCCTCGTTGACGCTTGGCGCCGTGATGGTATCCTCCAGGTGTCCATGAATGACAAGCAACAAGCCATCTTCGACGAGGCTACAGCCGCCAGCAAGGCTTTCTTCGCCAAGCCCCACGAGGAAAAGGCCGCGTGCGTAGACTCCCAAAGTTACTCCGGCTACATCGCTTCCGGCGAGGAGATCACCGATGGCATTGCCGACTACTCGGAGATCTTCACTGTTACCAAGGACCTGGACATGTCCGAGCCTCGCGTTCGCGCGAAGTGGCCTTGCCATGGGCCTGCGCCTTGGCCCGACTATGATATGAAGCAGCCCATGACTACCTACATGGACTACCTCGGCGAGAGCGGAGAGAAGCTGCTCCAGCTGGCGGAACTAGGTCTCAACGTCCCTGCCGGCTCCCTCACAAACCTGACTGATGACGGCTGGCATCATATGCGCATCCTTAG GTTTCCCCCTACACACAACACGAACGGCAAGGGTAAGGCGGGCCGTGGCATTGGCTCTCACACTGACTACGGTTTGTTGGTGATTGCTGCGCaggatgatgttggcg GACTTTTCATTCGCCCTCCCTACGATGGTGAGCATTATGCCAACTGGGAGAAGAGCTCGGCAGGCTtgaaggaggacgacgagggctgGCACTACGTGCCTCCCGTTCCCAACGTCTTCACGGTCTTCCCCGGTGACATCATGCAATACATCACCAACTCCTACCTGCCCTCCACCCCTCACAAGGTCGGCTTGAACACCCGCGACCGCTTCGCCTTTGCCTACTTCCACGAGCCTAGCTTCCAGGCCGTCGCCAAGCCTCTCCCTGGCTACGACGTCGGCCAGTCTCCGCAGGAGGGCATCCACTACGGCACCCACTTCACAAACATGTTCTTGAGGAACTACCCGGAGAGGATCACCACCAAGAGAATGCATGCCGAGAACCGTCTCGCCCTCTTGCAAAAGGAGGAGCTCCGAACCTTGGGCTCCAAGCCCCCCGGCGTGGACAGAGTTCTGCCAAGCGCTGGACAACAGACTCCGCACGCTTCTTTGTAA
- a CDS encoding Duf167 domain protein has translation MVLRCASVMSPHLYPPGHSTFTTPVLNFFPSSHHRAPTMMASAAVRFVAGTKKSPLGTLYLQCHVKPGASRVREGVTAVTEGAVEMCVAAQAREGEANKAVIKLLSEVKKKKPLSDYIATPDHFVPIALPLEDAEIQTQVLGLPKSDLTITQGLKSRDKTVAVSIVQNPTDVMARVTEQLQKAANGG, from the coding sequence ATGGTCCTGCGTTGTGCTTCCGTCATGTCCCCACATCTCTACCCACCTGGCCACTCAACCTTCACCACGCCAGTTCTCAACTTCTTCCCCTCTTCTCACCACCGCGCGCCTACCATGATGGCGTCGGCAGCGGTCCGATTCGTCGCAGGCACCAAGAAATCTCCCTTGGGAACTCTGTATCTTCAATGCCACGTAAAGCCCGGCGCGTCAAGGGTTCGCGAGGGGGTCACGGCTGTGACTGAGGGGGCTGTGGAGATGTGCGTCGCTGCGCAAGCACGAGAAGGCGAGGCGAACAAGGCCGTCATCAAGCTGTTGAGCGaggtaaaaaaaaaaaagccccTTTCTGACTATATTGCCACTCCGGATCATTTCGTTCCAATTGCATTGCCACTAGAAGATGCTGAGATCCAGACGCAGGTCCTAGGACTTCCGAAGTCCGATTTAACCATCACCCAGGGACTGAAGTCTCGTGACAAAACCGTAGCTGTCAGCATCGTTCAAAATCCGACAGACGTTATGGCAAGGGTGACTGAACAGCTCCAAAAAGCTGCAAATGGAGGATAG
- a CDS encoding Glycosyl hydrolase family 28 produces the protein MLYRHLLPLALCLAGSASAACGQRCVIASSGNSTSDAAAIADAFVKCASDAEIVFSEGVEYKAFEPVVATKLSNVVITVAGNLSLPQDIPAMQKLVELKGGSLTWFQIGGTNVKWIGSAEPDAGWIKSYGQAWWDLNKPGEAGTPNRPHLMQFSVTNGVMRNMKSLKPIGWNFSIKGKNITIANTVIDARSESSSFPFNTDGFDVGATDVTITNSNIFNGDDAIAINDGAKNVLFRDATIGFETHGMSVGSLGSKPASPADVQNIRFEDVTVRGGLYAARFKSWIGGQGLAKNITWSNIRVDNVTFPIFVTQTYYNQASVSGERPNNSSVMMEDFTWEHFSGNINTYNPGDGSCTTNPCWYNAGLGNLTHSEAIIIECNTEKSCKNFRTKDIKVEPQSKTVPKVICMNAMPDLNPKLGFECANGTFVPSG, from the exons ATGCTGTACCGCCATCTACTGCCACTGGCGCTCTGCCTCGCCGGGTCTGCGTCCGCCGCGTGCGGCCAGAGATGCGTCATCGCCTCCTCCGGCAACTCAACGTCGGACgcggccgccatcgccgacgcgTTCGTGAAGTGCGCCAGCGACGCTGAGATCGTCTTCAGCGAGGGCGTTGAATACAAGGCAttcgagcccgtcgtcgccaccaAGCTGTCCAACGTCGTCATCACCGTCGCCGGCAACCTGAGCCTCCCGCAGGACATCCCCGCAATGcagaagctcgtcgagctcaaGGGCGGCTCGCTCACATGGTTCCAGATCGGTGGCACCAACGTGAAATGGATCGGCTCGGCAGAG CCCGACGCCGGTTGGATCAAGTCGTATGGACAGGCCTGGTGGGATCTCAACAAGCCCGGTGAGGCCGGTACACCCAACCGGCCTCACCTGATGCAGTTCAGCGTTACGAACGGCGTGATGAGGAACATGAAGTCGCTGAAGCCCATCGGCTGGAACTTCTCGATCAAGGGCAAGaacatcaccatcgccaacaCGGTCATCGACGCGCGGTCCGAGAGCAGCAGCTTCCCCTTCAACACGGACGGgttcgacgtcggcgccaccgatgtcaccatcaccaacagcaacatcttcaacggcgacgacgccatTGCCATTAACGACGGCGCCAAGAACGTGCTCTTCCGGGACGCGACCATCGGGTTCGAGACGCACGGCATGAGCGTCGGCTCTCTGGGCTCCAAGCCCGCGTCCCCGGCCGACGTGCAGAACATCCGTTTCGAGGACGTCACCGTACGGGGCGGTCTTTACGCCGCCCGATTCAAGAGCTGGATCGGAGGACAG GGCCTGGCGAAGAACATCACCTGGAGCAATATCCGCGTCGACAACGTCACGTTTCCCATATTCGTCACGCAGACCTACTACAATCAGGCCAGCGTTAGCGGCGAAAGACCCAACAACTCGTCCGTCATGATGGAGGACTTCACCTGGGAGCACTTCTCGGGCAACATCAACACCTACAACCCCGGGGACGGGTCGTGCACCACCAAC CCTTGCTGGTACAACGCCGGGCTCGGGAACCTCACGCACTCGgaagccatcatcatcgagTGTAACACGGAGAAGTCCTGCAAGAACTTCCGCACGAAGGACATCAAGGTCGAGCCCCAAAGCAAGACGGTGCCGAAAGTCATCTGCATGAACGCGATGCCTGATCTGAACCCCAAGCTGGGGTTCGAGTGCGCCAACGGCACGTTCGTCCCTTCGGGCTAG
- a CDS encoding pumilio-family RNA binding repeat domain-containing protein, producing MPKPRTKRQAIRDERKKKRRETHEENPDAIDDERQSKRRRVGDEEDQDQDQDAEHQTYDDAGDHQQSFHGNGPEKEFFGMLADEEQEYFRRADELLELNQFPSPEERHVFLQNVYKEARGKELKLASSQSLSRLMERLILLSNTKQKKQIFNAFAGHFLSLVQHRFASHCCEKLFLESAPIVTQELGGIVPEPEADDEMELEEGAEPDNTMENLFLMTLDEFEQHMGFLLTDRFGSHTLRVLLIVLSGRPLDDSAAKSLLKSKKKEYISVQGATGASDELTHQLRAVPESFTLATKKIIQDAVAGMDFTALRVLAKHPTGNPLLQLLLELDISLNHKTDKASAAASSKDSLLYRLLPDAPASLSDETSQAADFVNSMVYDQIGSRLLETLITNCPGKIFKALSHNFFGERIATYVRNDIASYPALRVLNRVSKDDLVEAVKKIIPAVPLLVTKARYNVLKTLFERCEARGAYEEKSALTRALTDALGSNPKDLVPKLCHLVEDESADKEKFQQSPQNKTAVAAHGCHLVSTMLKTPGNPTKVAQKSLAAVPADLLVKLATTAMASMTVLTTALASPAAPQNEFFHKTLVGALAPHVAELAQSQFGHNVVNAIIEVPSRGKDRSIPFHVKQTIISTLAEHERTLRDSWTGRSVWRTWKGDMWKSRRSDWVKWAKEVDGPAEETKLKPWERRKLEQQRGPQPRQLPREMLKQDEE from the coding sequence atgccgaagccgagaaCGAAACGACAAGCCATTCGCGATgagcgcaagaagaagaggagggaaacTCACGAAGAGAACCCTGATGCAATCGACGACGAACGCCAATCGAAGCGCAGACGGGTTGGGGATGAGGAagaccaggaccaggaccaaGACGCCGAACATCAAACAtacgacgatgccggcgaccACCAGCAGTCTTTCCACGGCAACGGCCCGGAAAAGGAGTTCTTTGGAATGCTCGCAGACGAAGAGCAGGAATACttccgccgcgccgacgagctgctcgaaCTGAACCagttcccctcccccgagGAGCGCCACGTCTTCCTGCAAAACGTCTACAAGGAGGCCCGCGGCAAGGAGTTGAAGCTGGCCAGCAGTCAATCGCTGTCGCGCCTCATGGAGCGCCTGATTCTCCTCTCCAACACGAAACAGAAGAAGCAGATCTTCAACGCCTTCGCCGGCCACTTCCTGTCGCTCGTCCAGCACCGATTCGCCAGCCATTGCTGCGAAAAGCTGTTTCTCGAATCCGCGCCGATCGTGACACAAgagctcggcggcatcgtgcCTGAacccgaggccgacgatgagatggagctcgaggagggcgccgaACCGGACAACACCATGGAGAACCTCTTCCTTATGACCCTGGACGAGTTCGAGCAACACATGGGCTTTCTCCTCACAGATCGGTTCGGATCACACACGCTGCGTGTGCTCCTGATCGTTCTCTCGGGCCGCCCGTTGGACGACTCGGCCGCAAAGTCCCTTCtgaagagcaagaagaaggagtacaTCTCCGTCCAGGGAGCCACCGGTGCCTCGGATGAGCTCACCCACCAGCTGCGCGCCGTCCCGGAGTCCTTCACCCTGGCCACCAAGAAGATCATccaggacgccgtcgccggcatggACTTCACTGCCCTCCGCGTCCTTGCCAAGCATCCCACCGGCAACCCTCTCCTCCAACTTCTATTGGAGCTCGACATCTCCCTGAACCACAAGACTGACaaggcgtcggcggcggcgtcgagcaaGGACTCCTTGCTGTACAGGCTGCTGCCCGACGCCCCTGCGTCTCTCAGCGACGAGACCTCGCAAGCGGCGGATTTTGTCAACAGTATGGTCTACGACCAGATCGGATCCCGCCTTCTCGAGACCCTCATCACGAACTGCCCCGGCAAGATCTTCAAGGCGCTCTCTCACAACTTTTTCGGCGAGCGCATCGCGACTTACGTCCGCAACGACATCGCATCTTACCCCGCCCTCCGCGTCCTGAACCGCGTCAGCAAGGACGACCTAGTAGAAGCCGTCAAGAAAATCATTCCCGCCGTGCCCCTCTTGGTGACCAAGGCGCGCTACAACGTCCTCAAGACGTTGTTCGAGCGATGCGAGGCCCGCGGGGCCTACGAAGAGAAGAGCGCCCTCACCAGGGCGCTGACTGACGCGTTGGGCTCCAACCCAAAGGACCTGGTCCCGAAGTTGTGTCAcctggtcgaggacgagtcCGCCGACAAGGAAAAGTTCCAGCAGTCGCCCCAGAACAagaccgccgtcgccgcccacggGTGCCATCTCGTGTCGACCATGCTCAAGACGCCCGGCAACCCCACCAAGGTGGCACAGAagtccctcgccgccgtgcccGCCGATCTTCTCGTCAAGCTCGCCACcacggcgatggcgtcgatgacggtCCTGACGACGGCCCTCGCCAGCCCCGCGGCCCCCCAGAACGAGTTTTTCCACAAGaccctcgtcggcgccctcgcgCCGCACGTCGCGGAGCTGGCGCAGTCCCAGTTCGGCCACAAcgtcgtcaacgccatcatcgaggtGCCGTCGCGCGGCAAGGACCGCTCGATCCCGTTCCACGTCAAGCAGACGATTATCTCGACACTCGCGGAGCACGAGCGGACGCTGCGCGACTCCTGGACGGGGCGCAGCGTGTGGCGGACGTGGAAGGGAGACATGTGGAAGTCGAGGCGGTCTGATTGGGTCAAGTGGGCCAAGGAGGTGGACGGGCCGGCTGAGGAGACGAAGCTGAAGCcgtgggagaggaggaagctgGAGCAGCAAAGGGGCCCCCAACCGAGGCAGCTTCCCAGGGAGATGTTGAAGCAGGACGAGGAGTGA
- a CDS encoding Glutamate decarboxylase, translating into MNGTNGTNGHYAAPPTLRRAEEVEDLLEAVKGLIVPYIRVADEAAGQKAGGNTSVDIEGVPRNVLVDTHKPEALAEKLKLSLPEGDGLGKEGLLDVMRKILSYSVNTWDQGFMDKLYASNTPVGVVSDLLLSVLNTNLHVYQVSPALSIIEKITARKFANLFGFTGPRAGGVTCQGGSSSNLTSLVVARSALYPETKTSGNDSHDFVIFTSAHGHYSVEKSALTCGLRASSVWAVPVDSAGRMIPEALRELVVRAKAEGKTPLYVNSTAGTTVMGSYDPFEEISAICKEFGLWFHIDASWGGSVIFSEKQRAKMKGSHLADSLTVNPHKMMNVPVTCSFLLTPDEKVFHKANTLPAGYLFHNVDETEDVWDLADLTLQCGRRGDSLKLALAWIYHGAGGFERQIDHAFSLAEHLATLVEQSSDFVLVSSNPPPCLQVCFYYAPNGQLAKDAETNTRRTSQMVSKLIERGFMVDYAPGEQGSFFRVVVNCQTLRGTVEGLVKALEEVGKEVVV; encoded by the exons ATGAACGGCACAAATGGCACCAACGGCCACTATGCTGCCCCGCCGACTCTCAGGAGAGCCGAAGAGGTCGAGGAT TTGCTCGAAGCTGTCAAGGGTCTGATTGTCCCTTACATCAGagtggccgacgaggccgccggtCAAAAAGCCGGTGGAAACACCTCGGTCGACATCGAGGGAGTCCCGCGCAACGTTCTGGTCGACACGCACAAGCCggaggcgctggccgagaagctgaAGCTGTCCCTGCcggagggcgacggcctcggcaaggagggcCTGCTCGACGTGATGCGCAAGATTTTGAGCTACAGCGTGAACACCTGGGACCAGGGCTTCATGGACAAGTTATATGCTAGCAACACTCCG GTTGGTGTCGTCTCTGACCTTCTCTTGTCCGTCCTCAACACGAAC CTTCACGTTTATCAAGTCTCGCCGGCGTTGAGCATCATTGAAAAGATCACGGCTAGAAAATTTGCCAACCTGTTCGGCTTCACGGGACCCCGGGCGGGAGGAGTCACCTGTCAAGGCGGGAGTTCGTCCAACCTGACATCCCTCGTTGTCGCTCGCAGCGCCCTCTACCCCGAGACCAAAACCTCGGGCAACGACTCGCACGACTTCGTCATCTTTACCAGCGCACACGGCCACTACTCCGTCGAAAAGAGCGCCCTGACCTGCGGACTTCGCGCGTCGAGCGTCTGGGCCGTACCGGTCGACTCCGCCGGGCGCATGATCCCCGAAGCCCTCCGTGAGCTTGTCGTCCGCGCCAAGGCGGAAGGCAAGACGCCCCTGTACGTCAATTCCACTGCCGGGACGACGGTCATGGGCTCCTATGACCCGTTTGAGGAGATCTCGGCCATCTGCAAAGAGTTCGGCCTGTGGTTCCACATCGACGCAAGCTGGGGAGGGTCGGTCATCTTCTCCGAGAAGCAAAGAGCGAAGATGAAGGGCTCCCACCTGGCCGACTCGCTGACGGTCAACCCGCACAAGATGATGAACGTGCCGGTAACGTGCTCATTCCTCCTCACGCCGGACGAGAAGGTGTTCCACAAGGCCAACACCCTGCCGGCAGGCTACCTGTTCCACAACGTGGACGAGACTGAGGACGTGTGGGATCTGGCCGACCTGACCCTCCAGTGCGGCCGCAGGGGCGACAGCCTCAAGCTGGCCCTGGCCTGGATCTAccatggcgccggcggaTTCGAGCGACAGATCGATCAcgccttctccttggccgaGCACCTCGCGACGCTGGTCGAGCAGAGCAGCGACTTCGTCTTGGTCTCGTCAAACCCGCCGCCCTGCCTGCAGGTCTGCTTCTACTACGCGCCCAACGGCCAGCTCGCGAAGGATGCCGAGACGAACACGAGGCGTACCAGCCAGATGGTTTCGAAACTCATCGAGCGTGGTTTCATGGTTGACTATGCCCCAGGCGAACAGGGCAGCTTCTTCCGCGTGGTCGTTAACTGCCAGACCCTCAGAGGAACCGTCGAGGGGCTAGTCAAGGCATTGGAGGAGGTAGGGAAGGAGGTCGTCGTGTAG